TTGGATTTGATGTGAAGCGGTGCCCTGTACAATTGCCGTTTTCTCACCTTGCGCGGTTGACTCGATACAGCTTTGCTGCCCATAGTTGCGCCTCCGCGGGGATTCAGCTTAAAAACTTACCCTATGAACGGACGTAAAAAGCCTAACTTACGCTTCCGGTGGAGGACTGCTAGCAGCTGCAGCAGCTGCTGCCTTTTCCCTCTCTATCTGCTTCTTCGTTTCTTCAACGATTTTGCGCCAATCGATGTGTCTTTTTATTAGGGTTTGAAGATGCTGTCGTAGTAGATCGTTCGCTCTTTCCTTACCCATCCTAGCGACGTTCCATGTAACGAAGGGTGAATAGAAAGTAGCTTTCTGTATCTTAGGCTTATCATCCTCTAAGGTAAACTGAATAAATCCTAGCTCTCTCAGGTAGCACGTGTCATTAGGGCAGAGGATGTCGAGTTCTCTGTTTTCTTTCTTTATGTATACGACCTTATACTCCGATGGATCCTTTATAACCCTTCCACATACGCACTGAATGTACTCGCTTTCGCCCAATTTCAACCCCCTCGCAGAACCTGGCGAACCCGCATAATTAAGTTCTTCGCTACGGGCTCGTTTCAGCAATCGAAGGTTTACATCATGGATCAGATGCGAGCTGCCTCATCCCTGCCTCACCGTTCGCGCGATCTATTAAAAACTCTGCGGCCATCGGCTTGCACGTCATTTTTATAATAACGTAATTAACAGGCTGTCGGTGGCATCGTAAGTGGTGGTGCGGAGGGAGAAGAAATCCAGGTACTACCGTGGATCAAGAACTTGCGGCTGGGGAAGAGTAGCCCAGCACAGAAGAAGCGGTAGGAAAGGTGGACGAGGCAGGGTAGGATACCATAAGCACAAGTGGAGTTGGGTAATGGTGTACGCCCGAGACTGGTACGGGAAACACGGCTTCACTCGTCATCCTTCACTAATTCCTGAGAAAAGAGTGTTAAATGTGGGCGAGCTTGATGAGAGAGTGGAGGAGCTGATCAAGCGGGGGGTGGCCCGGGTGGAAGGCGATACTGTACACATCGACATAACGCAGCTAGGCTACAACAAGTTGGGTGGTCGCGGTAGGGTGACCAGAAAGCTGGTGGTAGTGGGGATTGAAGCCACCGAAGGTGCGATTCGCAAGCTTAAAGCTGCCGGAGGCTCCTTCCTAACGAAGAAGGGTGAAGCCCTTTGAGCGTGACGGGGACGTTGCTAGCGTTATTCAAGATTATACCTGAGGTCCCCAAGCCGCCCAGGAGGCTTAGGCTAGGCGAAAGAATGTTCTGGACAGCTCTTGTCCTACTGCTCTACTTAGCGCTAGGCCAAGTGCCTCTTTACGGAATACACTGGACGGAACAGGGGTATCAACCGATGTGGCTCGTTCAAATCATCATGGCCTCTAGACGTGGTACGCTTCTGGAGCTGGGCATCGGCCCCCTCGTGACAGCCGGTATAGTTTGGCAGTTGCTCGTGGGCAGCGGGATAATTGAGCTAGATCTTACGACAAGGGAGGGTAGGAGGATCTTCGCTGGCGTTCAGAAGCTTCTTACAATCCTCTTCGCCTTGGCGGAGGCTTTAGCCTTCATATGGGGAGGGGTTTACGGACCCCTCTCCCCTGCAGCTCAGATGGTGGTTCTAGGCCAATTGATGGCTGTTAGCGTGTTGATTCTGCTCATGGATGACATGCTTGAGAAGGGTTGGGGCATCGGTAGCGCGGTTAGCCTCTTCATACTGGCCGGAGTGGCTCAGCAGGTATTCTGGGAGATTTTCTCTCCCGTTGGTCCAATGAAGGATGGCTTATACGTGGGCTTCATCCCCTCACTTATCCACGCAAGCATCGTGTATGCGACTACTGGGAATTCTACGTTGCTGCATGAGGTGTGCTTTCGTAGGAGCGGCTTCCCAGACTTGATCGGCCTGATATCAATGGTCGGCTTCGTGCTCGCACTTACCTACCTTGAGAGCATGAGGGTGGAGATACCTATCTCGGCCCCCCGATACGGAGGTATCAGGGCGCGAATACCCTTGAAGTTCCTCTACGTTTCCAACCTTCCGATAATTCTCGTTTCTGCTCTTATGGCCAACATCCTCATCATAGGCAGAGCTGCATGGACTCGCTTTAACCCGGATAACTCAAACCCATGGCTGAACTGGTTCGTGATGTACAATGCTACGACCATGCAGCCACTAAAACCATCGTTGATCTACTACATGACTGCGCCGCGGGGTTTAATGTCCGTGATAAACGACCCAATCCACGTGGCTGTATACGCCACCATGTTGATCGGGCTTTCGGTGGCCTTCTCTCTCGTATGGGTTGCAGCAACTGGAATGGATCCTAAAGGTCAAGCGGAGGAGTTCGCTAAAGCCGAGCTACATGTCCCAGGGTTTAGATCTTCGGCTAAAGTTCTCGAGCATCTTCTAAGCCCTTACATCTGGGCTCTCACGATCCTCAGTGGAGCCATTGTAGGAGCATTAGCAGTCATAAGCGACATTCTAGGTACGATTGGTACGGGGATAGGTTTACTGCTCGCGGTGGGAATCATCCTCCAGTACCAGCAACTACTAACAAGGGAGCAGCTGCTGGAGATGCACCCAACCCTAAGCAAGCTACTAGGTGCAAGGTAGCAGTCTGTAGAGTCAAGGTTACAACCCGCAGAGGAAAGCACTAGCCCGTGAGCTTGGGACCAGTTTTAACTCAATTAACCATTCAGCCCTTAAAGCGTTAGATAATCGTTCTACCATCAGATAGTGGTGGGTGTTAGGAAATAGTTTTTAACGTGTTACAGAGAAGGTTCTTGCAATGCCGAGGCGATCTACAGCACAGGTTGCTGATCGGAAGCATAAGGTCATAGAATTCTTAAAAACCCATGGAGAAACCCCCACTTCAACCCTCGTCAGAGAGCTGGGGCTTACGCACTCTCAAGCGTTCTACGTACTGAGGCTACTCTTAAAAGAAGGTAAGGTGAGAGAGGTTAAGCGAGGTAAAGTAGCTTACTGGGTAGCCGTAGAGTAGATACAACGGTCGCAAAACATAAATTGGGGTACCCGGTCTTCGCTTCCGCGAGCGGGCATGGGAGGAAGGCAGAGGACATCCATATTCTTCGATGTGGAAAAGAAGGAGACCGAGTCTCAAAGCTCAAGAAGCAGCGCTAGGGAGAAGGAGAAGAAGCAGAAGTGAAGGCGCACAGTGACGCATGGGGCTCAATGCCTTTCAGCGAACCTAAGTAAAAATATAATCTCTCTTCAAGCATTCCTTCGGCTCTGGTACCGAACAGTGGCAGAGTTTAAGACGTCCCCTCTTTGAGACCAGACTCGGTGTCGTTTACAAGAGTAGAGGGGGGTGTAACGAGAAGGCCGCCTCCCAGCCCGGCAGTGAAACGTAGAGTCGCCATCCCTTCATCGCTTTTCGTGGGTGAAGATCGTAAGCTGGCCACGCTACGATTAGGTCTAATTGCCCGCTATCTTTCAATTTTCCGGGTGGAGGAAGTATTGGTGTTCGGAGTTGACAACGAGTTCGTGGTAGATGTCCTGAGATACGCTGAAACTCCACCCTACTTGAGGCAAAAGCTGATACCGCTGAAGAGCACGTTGAGGTACTGTGGTGTCATCCCCCCACTCCAGAGCCCTCACCACCCCCCATCACCTAAGGGCCGCGGCTTTGTATGCGAGTATAGGGAGGGGGTTGTTCTAAGAACGTTTACGGATGCTGTGTTGGTAGATGTAGGTTTGAAGGAACCGGTATTGGTGCGGGGGAGAGCGAGACCTCGCGAGAGAGTAACGGTAATAATCGATGATGAACCCCGGCTGGTTCATAGGCAGGAAGTGCCTTTCTATTGGGGGTACGAAGTATCTACAGCACCCAATCTGCGTGCAGCGGTGTTAGCGTGCGAGGGTTATGTGAAAGTGGCAACGTCGAGATTAGGCGATCCTGTGAGAAATGTTGCGGAAGAACTGGTAAGGGAAGCTAAGCGTAAGGGTGGAATTGCTGTGTTCTTTGGTGAAAGGGAGCGGGGGCTGCTCGATATAGCTCTTGAAGAGGGTTGGGATCCCAAAGAATCATTTGACTTTATCGTCAACCTTGTGCCTAATCAGGGCACATTCACTATAAGAACGGAGGAGGCGATACCGATCACCCTAGCTATCCTCGACTTTTTGCTTGACTGAGCCGCCGAAGGGTTCACGGTAGGTTTAAAAATCTCTTAGGCGACTGCGCGTGCAGCTGCAACTAGGGGGGTTAGAGTGGTTAAGGATCATAAACCACGACGAGGGAGCATGGCTTACTACCCGCGGAAGAGAGCTCGCAGTATAGTGGCTCGTGTAAGAACGTGGGTTGATGTCGGAAAGGCCAAGCTTCTGGGCTTTGCTGGCTACAAGGTGGGCACCTTACACGTAGTGAAAATTGAGGATAACCCCAATAGTCCTCTTTACGGACAAGAAGTCGCAAAAGTTGCCACGGTGATCGAAGCTCCACCATTAATCGTGTTAGCAGTCAGAGCCTACGAGCGAACGCCCTACGGGCTTAAGAGTATTGCTGAGGTCTGGGCTAAAAGTATCCCTAAAACTCTAGAGCGAGTCTTTACGATCCCCAAGAAGGACTCCTTTGATGAGCAGATGAAGAAGCTCGTAGAAATGAAGAGCAAGATCGCTGAGGTGAGAGT
The nucleotide sequence above comes from Thermofilaceae archaeon. Encoded proteins:
- a CDS encoding uL15 family ribosomal protein, whose product is MRREKKSRYYRGSRTCGWGRVAQHRRSGRKGGRGRVGYHKHKWSWVMVYARDWYGKHGFTRHPSLIPEKRVLNVGELDERVEELIKRGVARVEGDTVHIDITQLGYNKLGGRGRVTRKLVVVGIEATEGAIRKLKAAGGSFLTKKGEAL
- the secY gene encoding preprotein translocase subunit SecY, whose translation is MTGTLLALFKIIPEVPKPPRRLRLGERMFWTALVLLLYLALGQVPLYGIHWTEQGYQPMWLVQIIMASRRGTLLELGIGPLVTAGIVWQLLVGSGIIELDLTTREGRRIFAGVQKLLTILFALAEALAFIWGGVYGPLSPAAQMVVLGQLMAVSVLILLMDDMLEKGWGIGSAVSLFILAGVAQQVFWEIFSPVGPMKDGLYVGFIPSLIHASIVYATTGNSTLLHEVCFRRSGFPDLIGLISMVGFVLALTYLESMRVEIPISAPRYGGIRARIPLKFLYVSNLPIILVSALMANILIIGRAAWTRFNPDNSNPWLNWFVMYNATTMQPLKPSLIYYMTAPRGLMSVINDPIHVAVYATMLIGLSVAFSLVWVAATGMDPKGQAEEFAKAELHVPGFRSSAKVLEHLLSPYIWALTILSGAIVGALAVISDILGTIGTGIGLLLAVGIILQYQQLLTREQLLEMHPTLSKLLGAR
- a CDS encoding FaeA/PapI family transcriptional regulator — encoded protein: MPRRSTAQVADRKHKVIEFLKTHGETPTSTLVRELGLTHSQAFYVLRLLLKEGKVREVKRGKVAYWVAVE
- a CDS encoding RNA methyltransferase, with amino-acid sequence MSFTRVEGGVTRRPPPSPAVKRRVAIPSSLFVGEDRKLATLRLGLIARYLSIFRVEEVLVFGVDNEFVVDVLRYAETPPYLRQKLIPLKSTLRYCGVIPPLQSPHHPPSPKGRGFVCEYREGVVLRTFTDAVLVDVGLKEPVLVRGRARPRERVTVIIDDEPRLVHRQEVPFYWGYEVSTAPNLRAAVLACEGYVKVATSRLGDPVRNVAEELVREAKRKGGIAVFFGERERGLLDIALEEGWDPKESFDFIVNLVPNQGTFTIRTEEAIPITLAILDFLLD